One Vigna unguiculata cultivar IT97K-499-35 chromosome 11, ASM411807v1, whole genome shotgun sequence DNA window includes the following coding sequences:
- the LOC114170702 gene encoding probable O-methyltransferase 3, translated as MECKSEERVSKLLSAQTHVWNHIFSFINSMSLKCAIDLEIPDIIHKHGEPMPLSQLTASLSMNPSKANNIYRLMRILTHSGFFSEVKVNENEVEMGYVLTDASTLLLKDNPLSVTPFLHAMLDPILTKPWHGLATWFRNDDPSPFQTAHGMKIWDYAGRDQKLNQLFNDAMASDAELVSNVVIERCGGVLKGLESVVDVGGGTGTMAKGIAKSFPHIDCTVFDLPHVVADLQGSHNLKFVGGDMFEWVPPADAVLLKWILHDWNDEQCVRILKKCKEGVKKKVIAIDMVMESEKLDYESTETQLMVDMVVMVLYPGKERTEKEWAKIIFSAGFSDYKITPIVGLRSLIEIYP; from the exons ATGGAGTGCAAGAGTGAAGAGCGTGTCTCAAAGCTACTTTCAGCTCAAACCCATGTTTGGAATCACATTTTCAGCTTCATAAATTCCATGTCCCTAAAATGTGCAATTGATTTGGAAATACCTGACATCATACACAAGCATGGTGAACCCATGCCACTCTCACAACTCACTGCTTCACTATCAATGAATCCTTCCAAAGCCAACAACATCTACCGGTTGATGCGAATCTTGACCCATTCTGGGTTCTTCTCTGAAGTGAAGGTGAATGAGAATGAGGTTGAAATGGGTTATGTGTTGACGGATGCATCCACTCTGCTATTGAAGGACAACCCCTTGAGTGTGACACCTTTCTTGCATGCAATGCTTGATCCAATTTTGACAAAGCCATGGCATGGATTGGCTACATGGTTCAGGAATGATGATCCCTCGCCATTCCAAACAGCACATGGGATGAAAATATGGGACTACGCTGGGCGTGATCAAAAACTGAATCAGCTTTTCAATGATGCGATGGCGAGTGACGCTGAATTGGTTTCCAATGTGGTGATTGAGAGGTGTGGGGGAGTGTTGAAGGGGTTGGAGTCAGTTGTTGATGTTGGGGGAGGCACAGGTACCATGGCAAAGGGTATTGCCAAATCATTCCCTCACATAGACTGCACCGTATTTGATCTCCCACATGTTGTTGCCGACTTACAAGGATCTCACAACTTAAAATTTGTTGGAGGTGACATGTTTGAGTGGGTTCCCCCTGCAGATGCCGTTCTATTGAAg TGGATATTGCATGACTGGAATGACGAGCAGTGTGTGAGAATACTGAAGAAATGCAAGGAGGGAGTAAAGAAGAAGGTGATAGCGATAGACATGGTGATGGAGAGTGAAAAGCTTGATTATGAATCAACTGAAACACAGCTCATGGTTGATATGGTTGTGATGGTGTTGTATCCTGGAAAAGAGAGGACTGAGAAAGAATGGGCTAAGATCATTTTCTCTGCTGGTTTCAGTGACTACAAGATAACTCCAATCGTGGGTTTGAGGTCTCTCATCGAGATTTATCCCTGA